One genomic region from Hoeflea algicola encodes:
- the hupB gene encoding DNA-binding protein HupB codes for MNKNELVASVAEKSGISKGDATSAVEAVFETITGELKNGGDVRLIGFGNFTVSRREASKGRNPQTGKEVDIPARNVPKFSAGKGLKDACN; via the coding sequence ATGAACAAGAACGAACTCGTGGCCTCAGTTGCCGAGAAGTCGGGCATCAGCAAGGGTGACGCAACATCGGCAGTCGAGGCGGTTTTCGAAACCATCACCGGTGAGCTCAAGAATGGCGGCGACGTCCGCCTGATCGGCTTTGGCAACTTCACCGTGTCGCGCCGCGAAGCCTCCAAGGGCCGCAACCCGCAGACCGGCAAGGAAGTCGATATTCCGGCTCGCAACGTGCCGAAATTCTCGGCCGGCAAGGGCCTCAAGGACGCGTGCAACTAA
- the dnaE gene encoding DNA polymerase III subunit alpha has translation MARENKAAKMLANLAAGAKSTRHGADDVELGETGTWPGFVHLRVHSAYSLLEGALPIKTLIKRAVADQQPALAITDTNNLFGALEFSVKAMEAGIQPLIGCQLDIDMEDGQQGDRRSHRDHLQKSPAIVLYAATAAGYDRLVALVSRAYLEGDSVERPHITISWLEEGAEGLIALTGADGGPVNQAMREGHPDKARDRLERLKALFGDRLYLELQRQKGYDRGLEATMIALAYQCEVPLVATNEAFFPGPDDFEAHDALMAVAHNAVMSDDRRPRLSVDHCLKSRAEMMAIFSDAPEALANTVEIARRCAAIVETRAPILPHFTGADHGNPEAALAAEAAELRRQSIEGLERRLTRVGMADGYTIEDYRERLQIELDIIENMKFPGYFLIVADFIKWAKDQGIPVGPGRGSGAGSLVAYALTITDVDPLRFSLLFERFLNPARVSMPDFDIDFCQDRREEVIRYVQKKYGREQVGQIITFGSLQARAALRDVGRVLEMPYGLVDRICKLVPNNPANPTPLGKAIEEEPRFAEEVDKEPAVGRLLDIAQKLEGLYRHASTHAAGIVIGDRPLSQLVPMYRDPRSDMPVTQFNMKWVEQAGLVKFDFLGLKTLTVLKTAVGFIAKRNITIDLEALPLDDKPTYEMLSRGETVGVFQVESAGMRKALIGMRPDRIEDIIALVALYRPGPMENIPVYNARKHGEEELASIHPKIDGLLAETQGVIVYQEQVMQIAQVLAGYSLGEADLLRRAMGKKIQAEMDKQRARFVDGAVERDVSKPQANLIFDLLAKFANYGFNKSHAAAYGIVSYQTAYLKAHYPVEFLAASMTLDMSNTDKINDFRQDAKRLGIEVVPPSVQTSFRHFETGENRIYYALAAIKGVGDAAVEHIVEVRGDAPFATLEDFCLRIDPRQVNRRVLESLITAGALDCFGHDRAILVAGLDRILGFAQRAQENRISGQSDMFGSGAAENIETIHLPATMPWLAAEKLHREYQSLGFYLSAHPLDSYNDLLAKMRVQTWADFSVSVKAGATAGRLAGTVTSKQERKTRTGNKMGIVAFSDSSGQYEAVLFSEGLALYRELLEPGKSIVITVTAEERPEGIGLRIQTADSLEDRAARGQSALRVYMRDAKPLNSVSTQLKSRGEGQVSFVMIKDDGRREIEVTLPDRYKLTPQLASALKAAPGVLDVELV, from the coding sequence ATGGCACGGGAAAACAAGGCGGCGAAAATGCTCGCCAATCTGGCCGCGGGGGCCAAATCGACGCGCCATGGGGCCGATGATGTTGAGCTCGGCGAGACCGGCACTTGGCCGGGCTTCGTGCATTTGCGGGTGCACTCGGCCTATTCGCTGCTTGAAGGCGCATTGCCGATCAAGACGCTGATCAAACGCGCCGTTGCCGATCAGCAGCCGGCACTGGCAATTACCGACACCAACAATTTGTTTGGCGCGCTTGAATTTTCGGTTAAGGCCATGGAAGCCGGAATCCAGCCGCTGATCGGGTGTCAACTCGACATCGATATGGAGGACGGCCAGCAGGGTGATCGCCGGTCTCACCGCGACCACCTGCAAAAATCACCTGCGATTGTCCTCTACGCCGCCACCGCTGCCGGCTACGACCGTCTGGTGGCGCTGGTCAGCCGCGCCTATCTCGAAGGCGACAGCGTTGAGCGCCCGCATATCACCATTTCCTGGCTGGAAGAGGGCGCCGAAGGCCTGATCGCGCTCACCGGCGCCGATGGCGGGCCGGTCAACCAGGCGATGCGCGAGGGGCATCCCGACAAGGCCAGGGACAGGCTTGAACGCCTCAAGGCGCTTTTTGGCGATCGGCTTTACCTCGAATTGCAGCGCCAGAAAGGCTATGATCGCGGACTTGAGGCGACGATGATCGCGCTTGCGTATCAATGCGAGGTGCCGCTGGTTGCCACCAACGAGGCATTTTTTCCCGGACCGGACGATTTTGAGGCCCATGACGCGCTGATGGCGGTCGCCCACAACGCCGTCATGTCGGACGACCGTCGGCCGCGCCTGAGTGTCGACCACTGCCTGAAATCCCGCGCTGAAATGATGGCGATCTTTTCCGATGCCCCCGAAGCGCTGGCCAACACGGTGGAAATCGCCCGCCGCTGTGCGGCGATTGTCGAGACCCGTGCGCCGATTCTACCGCATTTCACCGGTGCCGATCATGGGAACCCCGAAGCTGCGCTTGCCGCAGAAGCAGCAGAACTGCGGCGGCAGTCGATCGAGGGGCTGGAACGGCGTCTGACGCGGGTCGGGATGGCCGATGGCTACACCATCGAGGATTATCGCGAACGGTTGCAGATCGAGCTCGACATCATCGAGAACATGAAGTTTCCCGGCTACTTCCTGATCGTGGCCGACTTCATCAAATGGGCCAAGGATCAGGGCATTCCGGTGGGACCCGGTCGTGGTTCCGGTGCGGGCTCATTGGTCGCCTACGCGCTGACTATCACCGATGTCGATCCACTGCGTTTTTCGCTGCTGTTCGAACGTTTTCTCAACCCCGCCCGTGTGTCGATGCCCGACTTTGACATCGACTTCTGCCAGGATCGCCGCGAAGAGGTGATCCGCTATGTGCAGAAGAAATATGGCCGAGAGCAGGTTGGGCAGATCATCACGTTCGGAAGCCTTCAGGCGCGCGCGGCGTTGCGCGATGTCGGCCGGGTGCTGGAAATGCCCTATGGTCTGGTCGACCGGATCTGCAAGCTGGTGCCCAACAATCCCGCCAACCCGACGCCGTTGGGCAAGGCAATAGAGGAAGAGCCGCGGTTCGCCGAGGAAGTCGACAAGGAACCCGCCGTCGGGCGCCTGCTCGATATCGCCCAGAAGCTCGAGGGGTTGTACCGCCACGCCTCCACCCACGCCGCCGGCATCGTCATTGGCGACCGGCCGCTGTCGCAATTGGTGCCGATGTACCGCGATCCGCGTTCCGACATGCCGGTCACCCAGTTCAACATGAAATGGGTCGAGCAGGCCGGCCTGGTCAAGTTCGACTTTCTCGGCCTCAAGACCCTGACTGTGCTGAAGACGGCAGTCGGGTTTATCGCCAAGCGCAACATCACCATCGATCTCGAAGCCTTGCCGCTTGATGACAAGCCGACCTACGAGATGCTGTCACGCGGCGAGACGGTCGGCGTGTTCCAGGTGGAATCGGCGGGCATGCGCAAGGCGCTGATTGGCATGCGCCCCGACAGGATCGAGGACATCATTGCGCTGGTCGCGCTCTATCGTCCCGGCCCGATGGAAAACATCCCGGTCTACAATGCGCGCAAGCATGGCGAGGAGGAACTGGCCTCGATCCATCCCAAGATCGACGGGCTGCTGGCCGAAACCCAGGGCGTGATCGTCTATCAGGAACAGGTGATGCAGATCGCCCAGGTGTTGGCAGGCTACTCGCTTGGAGAAGCCGACCTTCTGCGCCGTGCCATGGGCAAGAAGATCCAGGCGGAAATGGACAAGCAGCGCGCCCGCTTCGTCGATGGTGCCGTCGAACGCGATGTGTCCAAGCCGCAGGCCAATCTGATCTTCGATCTTCTCGCGAAATTCGCCAATTACGGCTTCAACAAGTCTCACGCCGCAGCCTACGGCATTGTTTCCTATCAGACGGCCTACCTGAAAGCCCATTACCCGGTCGAATTTCTGGCTGCCTCGATGACGCTGGATATGTCGAACACTGACAAGATCAACGATTTCCGCCAGGACGCCAAACGGCTTGGCATCGAGGTGGTGCCGCCATCGGTGCAGACCAGCTTCCGGCATTTCGAGACCGGCGAAAACCGGATCTATTATGCGTTGGCGGCAATCAAGGGTGTGGGCGATGCCGCCGTTGAACACATCGTCGAAGTCCGCGGCGACGCGCCGTTTGCCACGCTGGAGGATTTCTGCCTGCGGATCGATCCGCGCCAGGTCAACCGGCGGGTGCTTGAAAGCCTGATTACCGCCGGCGCGCTCGATTGTTTCGGCCATGACCGGGCCATCCTCGTCGCCGGCCTTGACCGCATTCTCGGCTTCGCCCAGCGCGCGCAGGAAAACCGTATCAGCGGGCAGAGCGATATGTTCGGCTCAGGCGCTGCCGAAAACATTGAAACCATCCACCTGCCGGCAACGATGCCCTGGCTGGCGGCAGAGAAACTGCACCGCGAATATCAGTCGCTGGGCTTCTATCTGTCAGCCCATCCACTTGATTCCTATAATGATCTGTTGGCCAAGATGCGGGTGCAGACCTGGGCCGACTTTTCGGTCTCGGTCAAGGCCGGCGCCACCGCGGGGCGGCTGGCGGGCACTGTCACCAGCAAGCAGGAACGCAAGACCCGCACCGGCAACAAGATGGGCATTGTGGCGTTCTCCGACAGTTCCGGCCAGTACGAGGCAGTGCTGTTTTCCGAAGGCTTGGCGCTTTACCGCGAGTTGCTCGAACCGGGTAAGTCGATCGTCATCACCGTCACTGCCGAGGAGCGTCCCGAAGGCATCGGTCTGCGCATCCAGACGGCCGACTCGCTCGAAGATCGGGCCGCGCGCGGCCAGTCCGCACTCAGGGTTTACATGCGTGATGCAAAGCCGCTCAATTCGGTCTCGACCCAGTTGAAATCGCGCGGTGAAGGGCAGGTGTCTTTCGTCATGATCAAGGATGACGGTCGTCGAGAAATCGAAGTTACGTTGCCGGACCGCTACAAGCTCACACCGCAATTGGCTTCCGCGCTGAAGGCGGCGCCCGGTGTGCTTGACGTCGAGCTGGTTTAA
- a CDS encoding DNA polymerase IV translates to MPQAPQHSDPLPGFCRDCLTPAGAGRRCAMCGSPRLIRHREIGELTLAHVDCDAFYATVEKRDNPELADKPVIIGGGKRGVVSTCCYIARINGVRSAMPMFKALDACPDAVVIKPDMEKYARVGREVRRMMEELTPLVQPISIDEAFLDLAGTERLHKDTPARTLARFAARVEAEIGISLSVGLSYCKFLAKVASDLDKPRGFSVIGKQEALDFLKPRPVTMIWGVGKAFGATLERDGIRTIGQLQTMELTALMRSYGVMGKRLYHLARGEGDRTVHPNEGAKSVSAETTFNHDLSEAKDLVPVLRRLSEKVSARLKASGIAGQTVVLKLKTGDFKSRTRNIKLEDPTVLADRVFRTGLHLLEKELGGERFRLIGIGVSDLTDAARADPPDLVDPAAARRAVAESAIDKVRQKFGRDILETGYTFGTSRKTKQAEED, encoded by the coding sequence ATGCCCCAAGCGCCGCAGCATTCCGATCCACTTCCCGGTTTTTGCCGTGATTGCCTGACGCCGGCAGGCGCCGGGCGACGCTGTGCGATGTGCGGCAGCCCGCGCCTTATCCGCCACCGCGAAATCGGGGAGCTGACGCTTGCCCATGTTGACTGCGATGCGTTTTACGCCACGGTGGAAAAACGCGACAATCCTGAACTGGCCGACAAGCCTGTTATCATCGGCGGTGGCAAGCGCGGCGTGGTTTCCACCTGCTGTTACATCGCCCGGATCAATGGCGTGCGTTCGGCCATGCCGATGTTCAAGGCGCTCGATGCCTGCCCGGATGCAGTGGTGATCAAGCCCGACATGGAAAAATACGCGCGCGTCGGCCGCGAAGTCCGGCGGATGATGGAAGAGCTCACACCGCTGGTACAGCCGATTTCGATCGACGAGGCGTTCCTGGACCTTGCCGGCACCGAACGGCTGCACAAGGACACCCCTGCCCGCACGCTGGCCAGGTTTGCCGCACGGGTGGAGGCCGAGATCGGCATCTCGCTGTCGGTGGGGCTGTCCTATTGCAAGTTCCTGGCCAAGGTCGCCTCCGATCTCGACAAGCCGCGCGGATTTTCGGTGATCGGCAAGCAGGAGGCGCTGGATTTTCTCAAGCCGCGTCCGGTGACGATGATCTGGGGCGTTGGCAAGGCATTCGGGGCAACGTTGGAGCGCGACGGCATCCGCACCATTGGCCAGTTGCAGACCATGGAGCTGACGGCGCTGATGCGCAGCTACGGGGTGATGGGCAAGCGCCTCTATCATCTGGCCCGTGGCGAAGGCGATCGCACCGTGCACCCCAATGAGGGCGCCAAGAGCGTCTCGGCGGAAACCACCTTCAACCACGATCTTTCGGAGGCCAAGGATCTGGTGCCGGTGCTCCGGCGGCTGTCGGAAAAGGTCTCGGCCCGGCTCAAGGCCTCGGGCATTGCCGGGCAGACAGTGGTGCTCAAGCTCAAGACCGGCGATTTCAAAAGCCGCACCCGCAATATCAAGCTTGAAGATCCGACCGTGCTTGCCGACCGGGTTTTCCGCACCGGACTGCATCTTCTGGAAAAAGAACTCGGCGGCGAGCGTTTCCGGCTGATCGGCATCGGCGTTTCAGACCTGACCGACGCGGCGCGCGCCGACCCGCCGGATCTGGTGGACCCCGCCGCCGCGCGCCGGGCGGTGGCGGAAAGCGCCATCGACAAGGTCCGGCAAAAATTCGGCCGCGACATTTTGGAGACCGGTTATACCTTCGGAACCTCGCGCAAGACCAAGCAGGCCGAAGAGGATTAG
- a CDS encoding DUF3572 domain-containing protein: MADAEETAIAVLGWLAGEPELMGRFLALTGLEASNLREAAKEPGFLAGVLGFLMNHEPTLMDFCASTGTRPEAVTRAFQALGGASEAG; the protein is encoded by the coding sequence ATGGCGGATGCAGAAGAAACGGCGATTGCGGTGCTTGGATGGCTGGCCGGAGAGCCCGAACTGATGGGCCGTTTTCTGGCCTTGACCGGGCTTGAGGCTTCCAATCTGCGCGAAGCGGCAAAGGAACCGGGGTTTCTCGCCGGCGTGCTCGGTTTCCTGATGAACCACGAGCCGACATTGATGGATTTTTGCGCCTCGACCGGCACCCGGCCGGAAGCGGTGACGCGCGCCTTCCAGGCGCTGGGCGGCGCCAGCGAGGCCGGATGA
- a CDS encoding response regulator has translation MTKQVMIVEDNELNMKLFRDLIEASGYKTIQTRNGMEAMDLARKHRPDLILMDIQLPEVSGLEVTKWLKQDDDLHMIPVIAVTAFAMKGDEERIRQGGCEAYISKPISVPKFIETLKTYLGDA, from the coding sequence ATGACAAAGCAGGTGATGATTGTTGAGGACAATGAACTCAACATGAAGCTGTTCCGGGACCTGATCGAAGCGTCAGGCTACAAGACCATCCAGACCCGCAATGGCATGGAAGCGATGGATCTTGCCCGCAAGCATCGCCCCGACCTTATCCTGATGGATATTCAGTTGCCCGAAGTCTCGGGTCTGGAAGTCACCAAATGGCTCAAGCAGGATGACGACCTGCATATGATTCCGGTTATCGCGGTTACCGCCTTTGCGATGAAGGGTGATGAGGAGCGCATCCGGCAGGGGGGCTGCGAGGCCTATATTTCCAAACCCATATCGGTGCCCAAATTCATCGAAACCCTCAAGACCTATCTCGGCGATGCATAG
- the rpmG gene encoding 50S ribosomal protein L33 has product MAKATTIKIKLQSTADTGFFYVTKKNSRTFTDKMVKTKYDPIAKKHVEFKEAKIK; this is encoded by the coding sequence ATGGCCAAGGCGACCACCATCAAGATCAAGCTCCAGTCGACCGCCGACACGGGCTTTTTCTACGTAACAAAGAAGAACAGCCGTACCTTTACCGACAAGATGGTGAAGACCAAGTACGACCCGATTGCCAAGAAGCACGTCGAATTCAAGGAAGCCAAGATCAAGTAA
- a CDS encoding MFS transporter: MDHSSSGTPAIREEIHWPALIAAVAAITAVGIAIGLGLPLLSVILEKRGVSSTMIGLNSAMAGVAAMAAAPVTTWIAQRLTVVNTMVLAIIAAAASALGFFYAEALWMWFPLRIIFHGAITVLFVLSEFWINTAAPPSRRGLVLGIYATVLSLGFAAGPLIFSVVGSEGVMPFAIGAGIILMAAIPILMARKENPVIGPSTDIPFMRYIFLVPTATAAVFVFGAVESGGLSLFPVYANRTGFTESQGALLLTMIGLGNVLFQIPVGLVADRIGDRRRLLSLFAVIGLVGSLALPFLIHNWLLTAVILLFWGGSVAGLYTVGLAHLGDKLHGADLASANAAFVFCYAMGMLLGPQTIGVAMDLSGTHGFAWALAFFFGLYVVLTLFRLLLSPKRT; encoded by the coding sequence ATGGATCATTCTTCCTCAGGCACACCGGCGATCCGCGAGGAGATCCACTGGCCAGCGCTGATAGCTGCCGTTGCAGCCATTACCGCTGTCGGCATTGCTATAGGTCTTGGGCTACCGCTGCTTTCAGTCATTCTGGAAAAACGCGGCGTCTCCTCGACAATGATCGGGCTCAATTCGGCCATGGCTGGTGTGGCGGCGATGGCGGCGGCGCCGGTAACCACCTGGATTGCCCAGCGACTGACCGTGGTCAACACCATGGTGCTGGCCATCATCGCGGCGGCGGCCAGTGCACTGGGCTTCTTTTATGCAGAAGCGCTGTGGATGTGGTTTCCGCTACGAATCATCTTTCACGGCGCGATCACGGTGCTGTTCGTACTCTCGGAATTCTGGATCAACACGGCTGCCCCACCATCGCGACGCGGCCTGGTGCTGGGAATTTACGCCACGGTTCTTTCCCTGGGATTTGCCGCGGGACCGCTGATCTTTTCGGTGGTCGGCTCTGAAGGCGTGATGCCGTTTGCAATCGGCGCCGGCATCATCCTGATGGCTGCGATCCCAATCCTGATGGCGCGCAAGGAAAACCCGGTAATCGGCCCCTCAACCGACATTCCGTTCATGCGCTATATTTTCCTGGTTCCCACGGCAACGGCTGCAGTGTTCGTGTTCGGCGCGGTCGAATCAGGCGGTCTTTCGCTGTTTCCGGTCTACGCCAACCGCACCGGCTTCACCGAATCGCAAGGCGCACTGCTGTTGACCATGATCGGCCTGGGCAACGTCTTGTTCCAGATCCCGGTGGGACTGGTCGCCGACCGGATTGGCGATCGCCGTCGGCTGCTTTCGTTATTTGCTGTGATCGGGCTGGTCGGCTCGCTGGCGCTGCCCTTCCTGATCCACAACTGGCTGCTGACAGCCGTCATCCTGTTGTTCTGGGGTGGCAGCGTTGCCGGGCTCTACACCGTCGGGCTGGCGCATCTGGGCGACAAGCTGCATGGCGCCGATCTGGCCTCGGCCAATGCCGCCTTCGTGTTCTGCTATGCAATGGGCATGTTGCTGGGACCGCAGACCATCGGCGTGGCCATGGATCTGAGCGGGACTCACGGTTTTGCCTGGGCGTTGGCGTTCTTTTTCGGCCTGTATGTGGTGCTAACGCTGTTTCGGCTGCTGCTTAGCCCAAAACGGACTTGA
- a CDS encoding NUDIX hydrolase, with product MSDKGAHKADLLTEDLKHRNEIRHAPRTPRDAASLLLIDRSQSTPRVLVGKRGKKHAFMPDLYVFPGGRRDPGDNRTPFAWPLHEEVEGKLMERTNSRFRPTAARGLAVAAAREMLEEAHLSLTPAEYAGLLRPDVSKFRFLARAITPPGMPRRYDTRFFACFTDETSADLSALSDSDELHDLSWVAIDHHEEYPLPRITKVILTDLCQAMKEDPSLPFGRAVSFYYFRNGRFVRELI from the coding sequence GTGAGCGACAAAGGTGCGCACAAGGCCGACCTGCTGACGGAAGACCTTAAACACCGAAACGAAATACGGCATGCACCGCGCACGCCGCGCGATGCTGCATCGTTGCTGCTGATTGACCGCAGCCAATCAACCCCGCGCGTGCTGGTGGGAAAACGCGGCAAGAAGCATGCCTTCATGCCCGATCTCTATGTGTTTCCCGGCGGGCGCCGGGATCCGGGCGACAACAGGACCCCGTTTGCCTGGCCGCTGCACGAGGAGGTGGAGGGCAAGCTGATGGAGCGGACCAATTCCCGCTTCAGGCCGACGGCGGCCCGCGGCCTGGCCGTTGCCGCCGCCCGGGAAATGCTCGAGGAAGCGCATCTGTCGCTGACGCCGGCCGAATATGCCGGGTTGCTGCGTCCCGATGTCTCGAAATTCCGGTTTCTCGCCCGGGCGATCACGCCGCCGGGCATGCCACGCCGCTACGATACTCGATTTTTTGCCTGTTTTACTGACGAGACAAGTGCGGATCTGTCTGCGCTCAGCGACAGCGACGAATTGCATGATCTGAGTTGGGTGGCGATCGACCACCACGAGGAGTACCCACTGCCCCGTATTACCAAGGTAATTCTGACCGATCTTTGCCAGGCGATGAAGGAAGATCCGTCTTTACCATTTGGCAGGGCAGTTTCTTTCTACTATTTCCGCAATGGACGATTCGTTCGCGAGTTGATTTAA
- a CDS encoding DUF983 domain-containing protein — protein MLEFGAPTTESVSEDEPRNTWLSIKRGLLGRCPHCGEGKLFRAYLKPVDACAVCGEEMFHHRADDFPPYLAIFIVGHIVVAGFMATDSWLVLESWQHLMIWIPITIILSLSLLPPLKGGVIGLQWALRMHGFGGEDDEVLLAPVAHEDAR, from the coding sequence TTGCTCGAATTTGGCGCCCCCACCACCGAGAGTGTTTCCGAAGATGAGCCGCGTAACACCTGGCTTTCCATCAAGCGCGGCCTGCTCGGGCGTTGCCCGCATTGCGGCGAAGGCAAGTTGTTCAGGGCCTATCTCAAGCCGGTGGATGCATGTGCGGTCTGCGGCGAAGAGATGTTTCACCACCGCGCCGATGATTTTCCGCCCTATCTCGCGATCTTCATTGTCGGTCACATCGTTGTCGCCGGTTTCATGGCAACCGATAGTTGGCTGGTGCTCGAAAGCTGGCAGCACCTGATGATCTGGATCCCGATCACGATAATCCTGTCGCTGTCGCTGCTGCCCCCGCTCAAGGGCGGGGTCATCGGCCTGCAATGGGCTTTGCGCATGCATGGCTTTGGCGGCGAGGACGATGAGGTGCTGTTGGCGCCGGTGGCCCACGAGGATGCACGGTGA
- the rnr gene encoding ribonuclease R — translation MSLTTPPRTTESGKPGGEDDTTAQKPVAFRRGDMPDRETILRFLSENPDRATKRDIAKAFGLKGETRTELKDVLRELEDEGLLERDRKMLRRPGTLPAVTVLEITMRGSGGDLIARPAEWLEEHGAAPVVTVRQSNAGRDSGRGKSRSPSTAAAIGDLVLARIFAAPHGKSTAYTARIMKILERRGGAVLGVFKETPGGGGRLMPIERRGEEYLIDQDAAGEAKDGDLVEVETLRAGRVGLPRAKVLTVLGSVESEKAISMIAIHAHGIPHVFPAEVLKAADEAKPAPLSGREDWRHIPLITIDPSDAKDHDDAVYAEQDPSPDNPGGVIVTVAIADVSWYVRAGSALDREALKRGNSAYFPDRVVPMLPERISNDLCSLREKEDRPALAVRMRFSSEGRKIGHKFHRVMIKSAAKLSYQQAQAAINGKPDDASGPLLEPVLKPLWDAYAVLKRGRERRQPLELDMPERKILLAPEGKVDKVVVPERLDAHKLIEECMIQANVAAAETLEQRRQPLIFRVHDQPSLAKQEVLREFLTTLGLSLARGAAVRASSFNGILARASGEPYQIMVNEMVLRSQSQAIYSPENIGHFGLNLMKYTHFTSPIRRYADLIVHRALVGALGLGEGGITADEEAALETIAAEISTTERRAMKAERDTVDRLVAHHLASRIGEAFDGRISGVTKSGLFISLPQFGADGFVPVSTLRLDYYHYDEAHQALTGEKTGLGYRLGDSVEIKVVEVIPLAGSLRFEMLSEGQKMPTGTRSFHKSGRARRGGPKKPGTRPPRGRR, via the coding sequence CTGAGTTTGACCACCCCTCCGCGCACCACCGAATCCGGCAAGCCAGGCGGCGAAGACGACACAACGGCCCAAAAGCCGGTGGCGTTTCGACGTGGCGACATGCCCGACCGCGAGACGATCCTGCGGTTTTTGAGCGAGAACCCAGACCGCGCCACCAAGCGCGACATCGCCAAGGCGTTCGGGCTCAAGGGTGAGACCAGAACCGAGCTCAAGGATGTGCTGCGCGAACTTGAAGATGAAGGGCTGCTTGAACGCGACCGCAAGATGCTCAGGCGTCCGGGTACGCTTCCCGCCGTCACCGTGCTGGAAATCACCATGCGCGGTAGCGGCGGAGACCTGATCGCCCGTCCGGCCGAATGGCTGGAAGAGCACGGTGCTGCGCCGGTTGTCACCGTGCGCCAGAGCAATGCCGGACGTGATAGCGGTCGCGGCAAATCCCGCTCGCCGTCGACAGCCGCTGCGATTGGCGATCTTGTGCTGGCACGGATATTTGCGGCCCCGCATGGCAAGTCCACGGCTTATACCGCACGCATCATGAAAATTCTCGAGCGCCGCGGCGGCGCTGTTCTGGGCGTTTTCAAGGAAACACCGGGCGGTGGCGGACGGCTGATGCCGATCGAGCGGCGCGGCGAGGAATATCTGATCGATCAGGATGCCGCCGGCGAGGCCAAGGATGGCGATCTCGTCGAGGTCGAAACCCTTCGCGCCGGCCGCGTCGGGCTGCCGCGCGCGAAAGTGCTGACAGTGCTGGGCTCGGTCGAAAGCGAAAAGGCGATCTCGATGATCGCCATTCACGCCCACGGCATTCCGCATGTTTTTCCCGCAGAGGTGTTAAAGGCTGCGGATGAGGCCAAGCCGGCGCCGCTGTCGGGCCGCGAAGACTGGCGGCACATCCCGCTGATCACCATCGACCCCAGCGACGCCAAGGATCATGACGACGCGGTCTATGCCGAGCAGGACCCCTCGCCCGACAATCCCGGCGGCGTCATCGTTACCGTGGCGATTGCCGATGTCTCCTGGTATGTGCGCGCCGGCTCGGCGCTCGACCGAGAAGCGCTCAAACGCGGTAATTCGGCCTATTTCCCCGACCGGGTGGTGCCGATGCTGCCCGAACGGATCTCCAACGACCTTTGTTCGCTGCGCGAAAAGGAGGACCGGCCGGCGCTTGCGGTGCGGATGCGGTTTTCCAGTGAAGGCCGCAAGATCGGTCACAAATTCCACCGGGTGATGATCAAAAGTGCCGCCAAACTCTCCTACCAGCAGGCCCAGGCAGCGATCAACGGTAAACCGGACGATGCCAGCGGCCCGTTGCTCGAGCCTGTACTGAAGCCGCTGTGGGATGCCTACGCGGTGCTCAAGCGCGGACGCGAACGGCGCCAGCCGCTTGAACTCGACATGCCGGAACGCAAGATCCTGCTGGCACCGGAAGGCAAGGTCGACAAGGTTGTGGTGCCCGAACGTCTGGATGCGCACAAGCTGATCGAAGAGTGCATGATCCAGGCCAATGTGGCGGCTGCCGAAACGCTGGAGCAACGACGCCAGCCGCTGATCTTTCGGGTGCACGACCAGCCTTCGCTGGCCAAGCAGGAAGTCTTGCGCGAATTCCTGACCACCCTTGGGCTATCGCTGGCACGTGGGGCAGCGGTGAGGGCCAGTTCGTTCAACGGCATTCTCGCCCGCGCCTCGGGCGAACCCTATCAGATCATGGTCAACGAGATGGTTCTCAGGAGCCAGAGCCAGGCAATCTACTCGCCGGAGAACATCGGCCATTTCGGCCTCAACCTGATGAAATACACGCATTTCACCTCACCGATACGGCGTTATGCCGACCTGATCGTCCACCGCGCTCTGGTGGGGGCGCTGGGGCTTGGCGAGGGCGGCATCACTGCGGACGAGGAAGCGGCGCTGGAAACCATCGCCGCCGAGATCTCCACCACCGAACGCCGGGCCATGAAGGCCGAACGCGACACGGTCGACCGCCTTGTCGCACACCATCTGGCCAGCCGGATCGGCGAAGCTTTTGACGGGCGCATCTCCGGCGTGACAAAATCAGGTCTGTTTATCAGCCTGCCTCAATTTGGCGCAGATGGTTTCGTCCCGGTTTCGACCTTGCGGCTTGACTATTACCACTATGACGAGGCTCATCAGGCGTTGACCGGCGAGAAGACCGGTCTGGGTTACCGCCTTGGCGACAGTGTCGAGATCAAGGTGGTTGAAGTGATACCACTTGCCGGCTCGCTGCGATTCGAGATGCTCAGCGAAGGCCAGAAGATGCCGACCGGCACGCGCTCGTTTCACAAATCCGGACGTGCCCGGCGCGGTGGACCCAAAAAACCCGGCACGAGACCGCCACGTGGTCGCCGTTGA